The stretch of DNA ttttacgcatgaattaaaataattgcCACTTTGAAACTTACATTTCTCGATCTAACTTGTTCAGGcaagttttttttctctcactttagTGGTGACTATTTGTGCAGATTCTATCATGCCTCCCAAGGTGTTCTGCAAAtttaaaaagtaggtaaaacTGTTGTCTTCTTTCTTATATACTTGACAAAATAATGTGTAATTTCTAGGGTGAGGTAATTATGCCTTTTCCTTGGTCAGCTATTGttagtttttcaaatatttcgAGCACACAGAAGCAAGAAGCTGAGGAGTTGGGGCATCTTGCTTTTCTTGGGAAGAGTTTTCTAAGTTGGTAGGACGtctatccaaatttttttttctgtacaaTGAATGCTCTTTTTTTGTCTACAGTGATTTTGATTGGTCCTTCAATTTCAGGGAACTTTGAACTGTGAATTGCCTCCAAAGCAGAAGACCAGCGTCTGTACAATAATGTATACAAGTGGAACAACAGGAGAACCAAAAGGTGTCATTCTTACAAATGGGGCTATAATGGCAGAAGTATTGTCGATTGAGCACCTACTTTTCCTAACAGATAAAGTGGTAAAAcaaccaaaacacaaaatcGTTTTCTTGAAGCGCAATGGTTCTCtaacattttgtttttaatattgctTGAAGGTTCAGAGCTCTTGCATATACATTGCCATGTTCGGTTCATTATGTCTTTAGTTTGGTGATCATATCTTTTGTGTCAATAGTCATCACCAGATTCCCATCTCCATGACATTAGGATTGCAGAAAGCGAAGTCAATAGATGTTAATCTGTGACTTTGACATAAATCGCTAAGATGGTTTCTATCCAAAAGCAAATAACTTTCTATAGAACATACATTTGATGTAtaaatttatgttctcattCTAATGACAAGAAAGTCTTCATCGTCTATTGTATCAAAACTAGTGTAGAAAAGGCCTGTTTAGAATGAAATTCAGGAGCTAAGGTTTGTATTCATGTGGAGTTAATCGACTTTTCTGAAATCACTGTTGTCTCTGTTTCAGACCAGAGAAAATCTTTTAGTTCTCTTCTTCCCAGTTTTTTCAAGATTCCACTGGCCTATGGTTTTTGGATTTTAGCTTGTGCTCTAATCTAGGTTGGTGCATATTGTACTCTGTCATCCTGAAGTTGGTGGAAAATTTCTTCAATACCGTGTGTATAGAATGAAAGTATGTTCATGGCTTAGTAATGTTGTGGAGATGGGCATCTGGtgaagattattttaattagatgAAAGTAGATCATCTAGATGTGGAAGGTCATAGGTTTGAAAAGCAACAATTGGGGCGGTTTGTAGGTCATAGTTTCAAGTCttcttaagaaaagaaaagaaaaaaacgaaaGCATCGAAGGAAGCCACTAAGATTGGTAACATCACTGATACCTCTCCATTTATTCATTGATGAGAATCATTTGCATCATGAAGCTAGGTGGCAGTTGCATGATGATATTGACATTGGATCTTCCCTGTTACAGGCTACAGAAGAAGATTCATACTTTTCATACCTTCCTTTGGCCCACGTCTATGATCAGATAATGGAGTGCTACTCCATCTACAAAGGTTGCTCTATAGGATTTTGGCAAGGCGTAAGATAAAGACTTATATTTCTTGCAATGAGTTCCTTATTCGCGTTTTTTTGTTTGACTGTAACTCTTCCATACACTGACTTCGAACTTGCTTTGAACTTGCAGGACATCAGGTTTCTGATGGAGGACATCCAGGAACTAAGGCCAACTATATTCTGTGGGGTTCCTAGAGTTTATGATCGTATATACAGTGGTATACTCATTTGTcaatgaattgttttttatttatacaactatgtatatttaattttctttgttctAAACGTTGGCCTTAAATTTTTGCTTAAAGggatagaaaagaaaatctcatctGGAGGTGCATTCTGGAAGACATTGTTCCAATATGCTTATAACTAGTATGTTTAACTATGAACACTCTGCACTTTATTTCGCTTCCCTACTGCCTGGCTAACATTAAATCCCATGGCAGCAAGTTGGGAAATCTGGAGAAGGGTCTCTCACAAGACAAAGCAGCACCTCTCTTGGACAGGCTCATCTTTGATAAAGTCAGTCAATATAGGATTCCTGTCCTTGTGATTCAATTCTGTAATATATAGTTTAGATTCTAATTATGTGGTAATCAATATAGATTAAACAAGCATTAGGGGGGCGAGTTCGTATCATGTTATCAGGTGCTGCACCTTTGCCTAGGCATGTGGAGGAGTTTTTGAGAGTCACCAATTCAACCTTATCCCAAGGATATGGTATGTTGCTCCCAAGTGTTTTGCTTATTTTCAGAAGTTTGTATACgcaacttttgtttttcttaaatgaTGCATTAAGACCTAGGGCTTCTTTGTTTACTTCCAAGCAAATCATACAGTACTGTTCTCGTATCATACACTGCTTTCTGGAAGTCTATCAACTTACGATGGATGTTTGTTCATGGTAGGTCTCACTGAAAGTTGTGGTGGGTGTTTTACATCCATAGCCAATGTATTTACTATGGTGGGAACCGTTGGAGTCCCAATCACAACCATTGAAGCCAGGCTTGAGTCAGTGCCAGAAATGGGATATGATGCACTTTCCAGCCTGCCACGTGGGGAGATTTGCCTGAGGGGTAAAACATTGTTCTCCGGTTACCACAAGCGACAAGATCTTACTGAAGAAGTCCTTATTGATGGATGGTTTCATACAGGTAGAACCTTGCAAGTACTATGCAGTGACAAACTATATTCTAAGGCTGTATACAACACATTAGTAACCTTTTAACCTGCTATAAGATGTCTAAATTTAGTTCCAAAACTGGATATGAACGTTGAGAAAATTGCAGGTGACATAGGAGAATGGCAACCTGATGGAGCAATGAAAATCATTGATAGGAAAAAGAATATATTCAAGCTGTCTCAAGGTGAATATGTTGCTGTAGAGAACATTGAAAGCACATACTTGCGATGTCCTCTCATAACATCGGTATGTTGCTGGAGTCCACATTGGTGCTCACTGTATTAGAATCTATATAAATTGTAACACCAAATTCCTTGTTACCTAGGAATAGATGTGTCCTGTTTATAAGTTTACACACAGTTTGTCCAGTCTAACAAGTGCCATTAACTTTCTTTGGTCACACAGATTTGGGTTTATGGAAACAGTTTCGAGTCATGTCTTGTAGCTGTGGTGGTCCCTGACCAAAAAGCACTAGAGGATTGGGCAGTAAACCATCATGTGACTGGCGATTTCAATTCATTGTGTGAAAACCTGAAGGCAAGGAAATACATTGTGGATGAGCTTAATAACACCGGTCACAAACACcaagtatgtatatatttttcacttgGTTGTTGCTAATTTCATGCCGAGTTATGTCTTCTCATCTAACTTGAAAGACATTCCAACAGCTTCGAGGCTTTGAGATGTTAAAAGCAGTTCATTTGGAACCAAATCCTTTTGACATGGAAAGGGATCTGATAACTCCAACATTCAAATTGAAGAGACCACAACTGCTTAAGTACTACAAGGTATGGCTTGTGctcctttttattttccaatgaaATGACTGCCCACTATTAACTATGACTTTCTACTGGACCCAAGAGCAAGATGTGTCTTTTCCATATTTCTCTAGCAAAAGAGGGGAAGGTTCCCATCTTTCCAAATTAGTACTAACCTTTAGAATGTGTACTATGATTAAGTTACAGTTTGATTGAATTTACAATACAAGGCAACaaggattaaataaaaaagttccaAGGGCATTTTACTGCTCTTGTGAACCTGAACCTGATTTCCAAAGCAGAGTCCAAAAAGGCACCATGTGCATAATTTAAGGACTGTACTTCAAGATGGGCATGCAAGACCCTGATTTTTTGAAGTAATTCATCAAGCCCTTTCATAAGACAATGTCTTGTGGCTGGCATTCAGAAATTACTTCTTAGAAAGGCCTTCATTATTCCttacattttagtttttaaccACTGATCTGCAGGACACGGTTGACCAATTGTACAGTGAAGCCAAGGGAATAAGGGGGTGAAACCGTGAAAGCAGGATTTGGAAGCTACATCCTGGATGGAATCCAGATACTACCAGTTTGTGGCAGTTCCCCAAAAACTTCATCTATTTTCCTGTTCATCTTATATGACTATGAGAAGTCTAGAAGAATGAAGATTTACTCACATTTACTTGGCACGCTGATCCGTGTCCATGTTTGTTTATATACAACAAGACCATTTGAAACATTATACTATGAAAAATAATCCAAGTCCCTGCTAAACTAGTTATATTTCTCCTTTTCTTATGCTTGATGAATATCAGCAATACATTTTGTTCTCCGCAGTCATAAAACTGAGCGTTGGCAAAGTATAAAAACCTCCTAAATAACTTATGCTTGCCGAGCCTGGCACCGATGTAAGGCCAGATTTTGattcaaagatatatatatatatatatatatatatatatatatatatatgtccaatGCTATAAGGTCTTAAGAAATCCATATACCGATATGTGGGTCTATTGCTtgtattttaatgaaaaattaaagcCTGCCGTTTTTTCATAACTTGTCCATGGAAAGTTTGAGAATAAACCAAAAATGAAACTGCTGCTTTAAACTACTTGAAAGTGAAATATTAGGACTTCCTAGGTACCTTAAAAAGGTGCAGAATCAAGTTTACCACTTAAACACCAagcttttaataaatattgcaTACAAAGAAAacggattttggtgtgtgtggaTGCTTCTTTGTATCCGATAAAATGATGCAAAATGTGACATGTCCACGTTACAATGTTACAAAAATACTGACACAAAATTACCATTGAAACACTTGTATGCCTGAAAATCACATGCCACCATAAGTGCACctaaaagaagtaaaagaacAGAAATTTATAGCGattcttttataaattcaaCAGAATGAAACACAATTTTTCCATTCAGATTTATGAAGATGCAAATGGTAACATATCTGAATAACACAACAATGGTAATGGATTTGTAGGTTTTTGTAAAGAAATGATACAAGACAGAGGGTTCACTAAAAACACACACCTCGAAGCTGCTAACAGTGAGGCTATAGGATATCAAGTACAAGTGCCCAGACGGGATAGACCAACAGAAGGATTATACCAATCGAGTTTGATAAGCCATTGGCTCTTGTGAAAGAATTTCTGAATCCACCAGATGCCCGGATGTGTTCTTGCAGCAAATAACATGCTATTGCAAGACATATCACCACCCCAACCCAGCTGTCCCTTAAGGTATCTGCAATCAAGCTAGGAGCCACGACCATCAAAAGAATCAACGCTCCTGGAAGTTCTAGCCAATCTGCAGTTATGAAAAGAATTAGACTGATTATTTGGTTGAATAGCAGAAGATTCATGCTAGAAGTCATTGCAGACATCCATTGTAACTGATATGAGAATGAATAAATGACTTTTCCTAGACATGACAAAAAGATTATCGGGGAAAATTGACAGTGAACTAGCTAGTTAGGTTTTCAGACTGTAAACTCCAAGTAAGATTTACGTAGATGTTATTACTATTCAGCATAAAGGCATAGACATGATCAATCAACACCGTGAGTGAAATTTGTGTTATACCTGGGAAATGGCGGGGGAAGAAAAGGCGCAACACAACAGCAACAAAAGCAATCCATCTCCCAATCTCCCCCCTGCATCACCATATCAACTTCTAgcataaaaatacaataaattttgAGGTCATTGAAAAAAGTGTTACCATAACACAATGAATCACCTGAAGATGCTGAACAGCAGTGAAGGAAGGCTCAAGAAGATGTATGGGATAAGTAGAGCTGTAAGAATGTTGGTTTTCCAATTTGTTCGATCCAGAATCAACAAGTAACTACAGTACACATTGAAATGAATCAATTAGGCCGTACAAAAATCTCAGAGCAGCAAAAGTAATATACTAGAAAAACATATATGGGAtataggaagaaaaaagaaagctttGCATACATTAATTGCGCAAGATCAGGGACCTTGGTCTAAGAAATAGCTTAGCTCAGGGACCTTAGTCTAAGAAATGGCTTCTAAAGTTCGTTAGTTTAAGAAATTCAGAGTTTGTTGATCCCAGTTCCCAAGCTAGATGTTTACATCAGTCAGTTCacaaaaaagaatgaaaacaaaataaattgagtATAAACAAATCGCATGCTTCTATATGTAGTTTTATATGTACTTCGATCTCTAGACAAAAAACCTAACCTCATCCCtacaaaagtatttttatatgtacttcgatctctagaaaaaaaatcctaacttCATCCCTACAATTGTCTACTTGTTTGATTGAACTCAatgaagttttcttttttctcaaatacaAGCAATCTCACATCCAGATTTTCAAGGATCACGGAAATGatatacaaattcacaaaaaaaaaatctagcaaGAAACTATTAACAAAATCCAAGGTGGTGATGATTTCTCATGGCATTGATATGGCCAAAGTAGCacattgaaatctcaaaaaattattattatgggTCTGACCATGTTGATGATATAGCAGCCTCGCTTTTATGGGTAATGATAGACTTACAACCCTTTTACCACCCCTTTACTACTCTTagtgcatttgtttttttttaagtatttttttaatatctttaattattaagaaaaaatttaaaaaatatacaatttcactaatagtcaatttcttaactattaagtaaaagaaaaattttaaaaaaattaaaaaattaaaaagagtagtaaaatGATAGTAGAAGAGTGGTAAGGTtatcattattaattatagCCTTACCACTCTTTTACTACCCTTCTACTACTCTTCTACTAAAAACTAAGAGCATTCTTCATATTTTGGCTAGGCATGAGTAAAATCttctacattggactagccaaacCACTAAAACTCAATATATGAGCTATAGTAAATTAAGCTCCCTAGTCATCTTTAGTTAGACACTATTCACTCAcctaagtaatattttaatcatttccaacaaccatttcaattttaatgtctacattatctaattattttaaagtctatattatctatttcaattttgataaatagtCTGTTATTTCTACGTTATTCTATtgcattaataataattaaattatgaaattaaaattaatatattaattaatatatagttctattttctacattattttaagtaaaaaataaattattaattaatatataaaatgtatttacaaaaaaaaattgtaaaatattattaaaatacataatattatattattattttgactttaaaatgACTAGTCCAATATGGATTCATGCAGAAGATGTCTCGATAGCTCTCCACATTAAGCGGcaatttcaaactaatcattttCATGCGGAAAgttaagaaaagagaaatgatagttgcagtcgtgagttcGTAAGCGCCgcacaattattttgaaaaaaatgaataaatacgaaattcacatgaaaaaaataatatttttttaatagtgaacctcactcttttttcaaaacgactacaCGGCACTTGCACACTCTATGACTACATGTAACATtacacttaaaaaaatagatccacCATCAGAAAATGCTGCACATTTATGAGCCATTAAATATATTGTCATCTAGTGGAGCCAACGATAGTAACAAAGATCTGAAGATGAAGCAGAATTTAAAGCAACCTCACAGGACAATAAGTTTTCCAGCAATATTGAATGCCATGGCAAGAAACAGAACGCGTTACACATCCTAGCACGATGATGAAAATTGCTCTTGACTATTCCAGTGAAATAAAAGCAGGAAAGAGAGAATTTGGCAGATTCGATTCTAGGATTTTGGAACATAAGAATCACATTAACAGAACACAACCATTAAAGtctgttagaaaaagaaaacatattcGAATCCCATGGCAGATCACAGCTCATCGAAGATATAAACTGAATGATCTCTTCAATACATCTTAAGAACGAGGGTTAGTAACCAAGAAGTGAACCATAAATTAGcaaaatcaggaaaaaaaatttgaaaagaaaaaggtacgctaaaagaaaatgatccaCAGACTATCAACCAAAGGGAACAGAATCTGAATCAACAGAGCATGGGCCAAAGAATTTAACTTTACACATTCGTgttggcagagagagagagagagagagtacattGCAGCAAAAGAAGCAACCCATTCGAGCAAAGAGGTACCGAGGCCCAAGCTGCCAAGGTTGATAGCATCGGTAGCGAGCTTTCTGGCGGCGTATCGAAGCTGAGTAAGATCAGCGCTGATCAACTCGCTCGCTTTTTGTTCCGTTTTCATCCTTATGTAGCTTTTCTTCGCCATTAATCAATCAAATATTTCCTCGAATATCTCGTGTGTGTGtcagagaggagaggagaggagaggagataTATAGAAGTAGGGAAATGCTAAAGCCACCGTTATAAGACACCAATTTTGAGTCCCGCTTGACGTGTACACGCCACTATggcatttcttcatttttttttatttttcacttgcTTCCCGTCTGCACCCGCGTTTGAC from Juglans microcarpa x Juglans regia isolate MS1-56 chromosome 3S, Jm3101_v1.0, whole genome shotgun sequence encodes:
- the LOC121258328 gene encoding LOW QUALITY PROTEIN: long chain acyl-CoA synthetase 2 (The sequence of the model RefSeq protein was modified relative to this genomic sequence to represent the inferred CDS: inserted 1 base in 1 codon), with protein sequence MSTEVMYTVKVEESRPATHQKPSAGPVYRCIYAKDGLLDFPAGLESPWQFFSDSAKRSPSNPMLGRRQTTDSKVGPYVWLTYQEVYNTAIRLGSAMRSLGVNPGDRCGIYGSNCPEWITAMEACSSQAVTFVPLYDTLGANAVEFIVNHAEVSIAFVQENKIPAILSCLPRCSANLKTIVSFSNISSTQKQEAEEXGASCFSWEEFSKLGTLNCELPPKQKTSVCTIMYTSGTTGEPKGVILTNGAIMAEVLSIEHLLFLTDKVATEEDSYFSYLPLAHVYDQIMECYSIYKGCSIGFWQGDIRFLMEDIQELRPTIFCGVPRVYDRIYSGIEKKISSGGAFWKTLFQYAYNYKLGNLEKGLSQDKAAPLLDRLIFDKIKQALGGRVRIMLSGAAPLPRHVEEFLRVTNSTLSQGYGLTESCGGCFTSIANVFTMVGTVGVPITTIEARLESVPEMGYDALSSLPRGEICLRGKTLFSGYHKRQDLTEEVLIDGWFHTGDIGEWQPDGAMKIIDRKKNIFKLSQGEYVAVENIESTYLRCPLITSIWVYGNSFESCLVAVVVPDQKALEDWAVNHHVTGDFNSLCENLKARKYIVDELNNTGHKHQLRGFEMLKAVHLEPNPFDMERDLITPTFKLKRPQLLKYYKDTVDQLYSEAKGIRG
- the LOC121258389 gene encoding cold-regulated 413 plasma membrane protein 1-like → MAKKSYIRMKTEQKASELISADLTQLRYAARKLATDAINLGSLGLGTSLLEWVASFAAIYLLILDRTNWKTNILTALLIPYIFLSLPSLLFSIFRGEIGRWIAFVAVVLRLFFPRHFPDWLELPGALILLMVVAPSLIADTLRDSWVGVVICLAIACYLLQEHIRASGGFRNSFTRANGLSNSIGIILLLVYPVWALVLDIL